The segment CGGCGGCCGGCTCGATCGAGATTGACGGCATGCCGCTCGACGCGCTGCGGACGACGGGCGGCAGGCGCGCGCTGTACGGCAGGATGCAGGTCGTGTTCCAGGACCCGTTCGGCTCGCTGTCGCCGCGGATGACGGTCGAGCAGATCGTCGGCGAGGGGCTCGCCGTGCACCGGCCGCAGGTGGCCGGAGGTGCGCGGCGCGCGCGCGTCGCCGCGCTGCTTCAGGAGGTCGGCCTGCCGGCCGAGTCGATGCTGCGTTATCCGCACGAATTCTCCGGCGGCCAGCGGCAGCGGATCGCGATCGCGCGCGCGCTGGCGGTGGAGCCTGAGCTGCTGGTGCTGGACGAACCGACGAGCGCGCTCGACGTGTCGATCCAGAAGCAGGTGCTGAATCTGCTGACGAATCTGCAAAAGAAGTACAAACTGAGCTACCTGTTCATCACGCACGATCTCGCGGTAATGCGTGCGATGGCCCATCGGGTCGTCGTGATGAAGGCGGGGCGCGTGGTCGAGGAGGGCGATACGCTCGACGTGCTGCATGCGCCGTCCCATCCGTATACACGCGCGCTGCTTGCGTCGTCGATGCTGGCTCCAGTGCGCGGTCCGCAAGAGAGAACCGATGATTGACGTGAACCGGGCGAAGCGCGCCCAGGCTATCCACGTGCCGTGCGGCGGTGCCGATGCCGATGTTGTCCACCGGCCCTGCGCCGGAACGCCGGCGGTTCGCTGACGCATGTCGATGCCGTCGTTCTTCATCGATCGTCCCGTCTTTGCATGGATCGTTGCGCTCGCAATCGTCGTCGCGGGCGTGCTCGCGATTCCGCAGCTTCCGATCGCGCAATATCCGCGCCTTGCGCCGCCGCGGGTCGTGATCACGGCCGCGTATCCGGGCGCGTCGACCGAGACGGTCGACGGCGACGTCGGCAGCATCATCGAGGAAAGCCTCGACGGCGCCGACGGGCTCCTGTACTACGAGACGAGCAGCGACGGTCACGGCAACCTCGAGATCGACGTGACGTTTTCGCCCGGCACCGATCCGGACATCGCGCTCGTCGACGTGAACAACCGGCTGAAGCAGGTCGAGTCGCGGTTGCCGCAGCAGGTCGTCCAGCAGGGGATCGGCGTGTTCAAGGCGGCGAACACGTTCCTGATGCTCGTCACGCTGACGTCGACCGACGGCACGCGCGATTCCGCGCAGCTCGGCGATTACCTGAACCGCTATGTGCTGCGCGAACTGAAGCGTGCGCCGGGCGTCGGCGCGGCCGAGTTGTGGGACGCCGACGAGGCGCTGCGGGTTTGGCTCGATCCGCACAAGCTGCGCGAATACGGTGTCGGCGCCGACGACGTGATCGCGGCGATCGGTACGCAGAACGCGACGGTGACGGCCGGTGCGATCGGCGATGCGCCGTTCCCGGGCGGCCAGCAGCTCACCGCGTCGATCGTCGTCAAGGGGCAACTGGCGTCGCCTGACGAGTTCGGCCGGATCGTGCTGAAGTCGAAGACGGACGGTTCGGCGGTGCGCGTCGCCGACGTGGCGCGCGTCGAAATCGGCCGCGACGACTACTCGTTCTATTCGCGGCTGAACGGCCGGCCGGCGGCCACCGTCGGCATCCAGCTCGGCCCGCGCGGCAACGCGCTAGAAACGTCGAACGCGATCCGCGTGCGCCTCGCCGAGCTGTCGAGGGTGTTGCCGCCGGGCGTGGCGATCGAGATTCCTTTCGACGGTGCGCATTTCGTGAAGATCGCGATCCGGGAGGTCGTGCTGACGCTCGTCGAGGCGGTCGTGCTGGTGTTCTGCGTGATGTGGCTGTTCCTGCGCGACCTGCGTTACACGCTGGTGCCGACCGTCGTGATTCCCGTCACGCTGATGGGCGCGTTCGTCGCGATGTGGGCGTTCGGGCTGTCGATCAACGTGTTCACGATGTTCGGTCTCGTGCTGGCGATCGGCATCCTCGTCGACGACGCGATCGTCGTCGTCGAGAGCGTGCACCGGGTGATGGAGGAGGGCGTGTCGCCGCGCGACGCCACGCGCCGGGCAATGAAGCGGATCGGCGGGGCGATCGTCGGCGTGACCGCGGTGCTGACCGCCGTATTCGTGCCGATGGCGTTCTTTCCGGGCACCGTCGGTGGCATCTACCGGCAGTTCGCGGTGGCGATGATCGCGTCGATGCTGGTGTCGTCGTTCATGGCGCTGTCGCTCACGCCCGCGCTGTGCGCGAACCTGCTGAAGCCGGTCGCGCGACACGATGGTGGAACCGGCCGCGCGCGGCGACGCGGCATCGGCACGCGTCTGGCCGACCGGTTCGGTGCGGCTTTCACACGCGTCGAAACCGGTTATCGCCGCATCGCCGTGTTCGCCGTGCGCCGCACCGGCCTGGTCGTGGCAGTCTATGCGGCGCTCGTGATCGCATGCGGGCTGCTGTACTGGATGATGCCGGGCGGCTTCCTGCCGACCGAGGATCAGGGGCAACTGCAGGTGATGATCCAGTTGCCGGCGGGCGCCACGCAGGCGCGCACGCTCGCGGTCGTCGAGCGTGTCGAGGCGATCCTGCGCGCGGAGCCGGCGATCGCGAACGTGACGAGCGTGATCGGCTGGAGTTTCGCGGGCAGCGGGCAGAACGTCGGGATGGCGTTCGTGGAACTGAAGGACTGGGCGCAGCGCGACGTCGACGCGATGGCGTTGCGCGACCGGCTCAACGGGCGTTTCGGCACGATCATCGACGGCGACGTCGAGGCGGCGCTGCCGCCTTCGGTGCGCGGTATCGGGCATTCGGACGGATTCACGTTCCGGCTCGAGGATCGGGGCGGCGTCGGACTCGACGCGTTGAAGGCGGCTCGCGAGCAGCTATCCGCGCGCGCGAAGGCGAATCCATTGCTCGCCGCCGTGCATTTCGAAGACCTGCCGGACGCGCCGCGAATCGAACTCGAGGTCGATCGCGCGAAAGCGTATGCGCTCGGCGTACCGTTCGAGCGGATCGCGGGGCTGCTGGGCGGCACGTTCGGCTCGAACTACGTCAACGATTTTCCGGCGTCGGGCCGGATGCGGCGGGTGATCATCGAGGCCGACCCGGTCGCACGCGCGACCGATGCGCAACTGATGGCGCTGACCGTGCCGAACCGCACCGGCGACATGGTTCCGGTGTCGGCCATCGCCGCGCCGCACTGGACGATCGGCCCGGTGATGCTGAATCGTTACAACGGTTATCCGTCGCTCGACATCAGCGGCCGGGCGGCGACCGGCACGAGTTCGGGCGCGGCGATGGCGGAGATGGAGCGGCTCGCCGGTGTGCTGCCGGCCGGGATCGGCTTCGACTGGGTCGATGCGGCGCGCGAGGAGCGGGTCGCTGCGCGGCAAACGCCGCTGCTCGTCGGGCTGTCCGTGCTCGCGGTGTTCATGGCGCTTGCCGCGCTGTACGAGAGCTGGTCGATTCCGCTGTCCGTGCTGACGATCGTGCCGCTCGGCATGATCGGCGCGATCGCGGCGGCGCTCGCGCGCGGCATGCCGAACGACGTGTACTTCAAGGTCGGGATGATCACCGTGGTCGGGCTGGCGGCGAAGAACGCGATCCTGATCGTGCAGTACGCGCGCGACCTGGCCGGGCGCGGCGTGCCGCTGCGGCAGGCGGTGATCGACGCGGCCGCCGCGCGATTCCGGCCGATCGTGATGACGTCGATGGCGTTTTTGCTCGGGGTCGTGCCGCTCGTGCTGGCGACGGGCGCCGGTGCGGAAAGCCGGCGTTCGATCGGCACGGGCGCGTTCGGGGGCGTGCTCGCTGCGACGATGTTCGGGCTCGTGTTCGCGCCGGTCGCGTTTCGGGTGGTGGTGTCGGTCGGCCGGCGCGGCCGGCACGCTGCGGTGACGAGGCGCGGGGCGCGGCGGGCGGAAACGGTTGGGGATCTGGAGGTGGATTGACGGTCGCGGCGGGTTGTTGGCGGCGGGATCGGGGGTTTTAGGACACGATTATCATATTTGACATAATCAATATTATCGAATATTTGTGTGTAGTAGCTTTTTAGAAATGTCGTGTTCTAGCCATTTAGAAATGTCGCGTTTGGACCTCGGTAAGCTTGCCGGCTCCCCGTCAGATCATGGAGCCGGCGATGCACCGAACAGCACTGGTGACATTGAACATGCGAGAACTCGACCGTCTGAAGGTAATCCAGGCTGTAGTGGATTTGGGCCTGAGGCCTGGCCGCGCGGCCGAACGACTGGGCCTAACGGTCCGGCAGATCGAACGGCTAGTGATTCGGTACCGGGAGTCTGGTGCGGCTGGACTGATGTCGCGCAAACGTGGTCGTCCGGGGAACCGGCGATTGGACGAGGAACTGGCTCGGAGAGCGCTGACGATCATTCGCGAGCGCTACGCGGATTTTGGCCCGACGCTGGCCTGCGAGAAGTTGTCCGAGTGCCATGGCATCCAGTTGGCCAAGGAGACGGTCCGGAAGCTGATGACGGATGCCGGTTTGTGGGTGCCACGCCGGCAGCGGCCGCCGAAGGTCTATCAGCCGAGGGCCCGGCGCGCCTGCTTGGGTGAACTGATCCAGATCGACGGCAGCGATCATCGATGGTTCGAGGAACGGGCGCCGGCCTGCACGCTGCTGGTGTACGTCGACGACGCGACGAGTCGGTTGATGCATCTGCACTTCACGCAGACCGAATCGACCTTCAGCTACTTCGAAGCGACGCGGGCGTATCTGGAGCGTTACGGCAAACCTGGAGCGCTCTACAGCGACAAGTACAGCGTGTTCCGCAGCCCGACCGCGGGCAAGACCGGAAGCAGCGTGACGCAGTTTGGCCGGGCCATGTATGAGCTGAACATCGATACGTTTTGCGCGAACAGCAGCTCGGCCAAGGGCCGTGTCGAGCGAGCGCATCTGACCTTGCAAGACCGGCTCGTGAAGGAACTGCGGCTGCGCGGGATCAGCACGGTAGCCGAGGCCAATGCGTATGCGCCCTCCTTCATGGCAGCCTACAACACACGCTTCGCGAAGCCGCCGCGCAGCGACTTCAATGCGCATCGGCCACTGCGAGACGACGAGGATCTGGATACGTTATTGACGTGGCGTGAAACACGTCGGGTATCGAAATCGCTGACCGTGCTCCACGACCGAGTGCTTTACTTGCTGGACGACACGCCGGTCAACCGGAAGCTGATTCACCGCTACATCGATGTATGGGAGTACCCCGACGGGCGGATCGAAATCCGAGCCGATGGCAAGGTTCTGTCTTGCCGTCTTTACGACAAGCTGGCGGAAGTCGATCAAGGTGCAGTGATCGAGCAAAAGCGATTGAGTCACGTGCTACAAGTTTCGCAAGCGCTTCAGGCTCAGCGCGACAACCGTCGAACCTCCGGATCGCCGTCGCGAACCAATCAAGGTCAGGCCGTCCGCGGTTCAAAGCAACCCGTTGGCACGAAGAAGCAACGTGCATTTACGCAGGCCGACGTCGAGCAGGTAATCGTGGATCTCGCCGAACACCGACAGGCACAGAATCAACCTCGCAAACCTGGCCGACGGTCTGCGAAGACCAACGCAGTAAGCGTAAGCGCCCTGCCCGATCAGGACCAGCTCTTCGACACGGCGTGATCTGCAGCCCATGAGAAACAAATCCTGAACCCCTGAAAACACGACATTTCTATTTAGCTGGCGCCACGACATCTTGAAATGGCTACGACATTGTGTGTAGGTCCCAAGTTCAGATGTCGCGTTTCCGCTAAATAAAAATGTCGTGTTTTGGCTTGTAGGTTGATCGCCGACACCCCTCGGGAAGCGTCGGCGACCAATCGATCCATCTTCAGAGTCGGCGCGGCGGTTGCGTGCCGGCCGACACGCCATGTTGGTGATACTGTTGGAGCGTCACAGCATCAATTTTGACGAGGGAAAACCATGCGAACCACTGTCACGATCGACGACGATCTCTATACGAAGGCCCTGCAGATGGCCGAGCCTGGTATGGATAAGGCGGATCTGTTCCGCGAGGCCATCAAGACATTCGTTCGCGTCCAGGCAGCCAAACGCTTGTCTTCGCTGGGCGGCACCATGCCTAACATGGCGGATATCCCGCGGCGGCACCAGGATCTGGAGTCGCAATGAACGTGCGCGTCGACATCGCAAGCCGTTTTGACGTGCCTTATGAACCAGCAGCACGGCAGTAATCGATACGCGTGAGGCGTAACCAGTGCCGCGAAACGGACCGGCGCGGACCATTGTCCGCGATCGCTACGTCGATTTCGCCCCGGCGCTGGCCTGCAAGAATCTGTCCGAGGCCACGGCATCCAGTTCGCCAGGGAAGCGTTCGGCAAGCCGATGACGGACGCCGGCTAATGGCGCCGCCACGGCAGCCCCCTCCTCGCCTCCGTCAAATCGCCACTTCAGGCGGCGCCTGGCGAAACAGGCGCGTAATCCAGCACAGATACACCAGTCCGAGCGCGAACCACACGACGCCGAGCACGAGCGCCGTTTTCTCGAGGCTGACGAGCAGCCAGATATCGGAAACCGCGCCGATCACCGGAAAGACGATCCCGCCGAACACCCCGATCCTGCGCTCGCCGTGATTGCCCGAAAGATACAGGCGAATCACGCACAGATTGACGGCCGTAAAGGCGAGGAACGCACCGAAGTTGATGAACGACGTCGACGTGGCGACATCCAGCTTCAGCGCGATCAATCCGACGACGCCGGCCAGCGCGATGTTGATCGCGGGCGTCTTGAAGCGCGGATGAATGAACCCGAAGATGCGCTTCGGCAGGATTTCGTCGCGGCCCATCGCATAGAGCAGCCGGCCGACGCTCGCTTGCGCCGAGATGCCGGACGCGAACTGCGCAAGGATCAGGCCCGCGAGGAACGCCGTCACGAACAGATCGCCGCCGATCATCTTCGCCACTTCGAACGCGGCCGAATCCGTGTCCTTGAACTCGACGCCGGGGTGTGCGAGTTGCATCGTGTACGCCGCGATCACGAAGATCGCGCCACCGATCAGCGCAATCAGCAGGATCGCGCGCGGCATGTTCTTTTTCGGATCGATCGTTTCTTCGGTCAACGTCGAGACGGCGTCGAAACCGAGGTACGAATACGCGGCGATCGCGGCGCCTGCCATCGTCGCGCCGAACGGCACGTGCGGCTTGAAGAACGGCTCCGCCATCGCGATACCGCCCGCGCCTGCCGCCGCCGATGCGTAGTGCCAGCACAGCACGACGAACATCGCGACAATCGCGAGTTGCACGACCATCAGCACGATATTGAAGCGCGCGGCCAGTTCGATGCCGAAGATGTTCAGGCCGCTCGTCAACACGATGAACGCGACGATCCAGATCCAGGTCGGCACATGCGGAAATGCGGCGTTCAGATACGCGGCGCCGATCAGCCAGATCACCATCGGCAGGAAGAAATAGTCGAGCAGCGTCGCCCAGCCGATCATGAAGCCCAGGTGCGGGTTGAACGTCTTGCGCGTATACGTATAGGCGGAACCTGCGGCTGGGTAGAGCCGTGCGAGCTTGCCGTAGCTGAGCGCGGTGAACGCGATGGCAATCAGCGCGAGCAGGTACGCGAGGGCCGCCGTGTCGTCGCTGGCCTTGGCGAGCACGCCGTAGGTACCGTAGACGATCAGCGGCGCCATATAGGCGAGGCCGAACAGCAGCACGGACGGCAGGCCGAGCGTGCGCTTCAGGCTTGGCGATTCACGGGATGACGACGCTTGCATGTTATCTCCTGGGCCTTCCGGGGCCGATACGCATGCCTGTGCCGTCGGGCCGGCATTGCAATGGAACGGGCAGGCATGTGCAGGGCACGGCACCCTGCTCTATGCCGCGAACGGACTGTTGTGGATTCGGACTACTCGGCGCGGTGACGGCACGCTTCGATCGTGAGCGCGCGATGCCCGCCAGATTGTTCGACGGGCGCGAGACCGAGCGCCACGCGTGCGTCGTGCAGATAGCTGTAGTGTTCGCGGCTCGCTTCGAGACGCGTCAGGTCGAGGTTCGCTTGCACAACCGCCTCGCTCCGGCCCAGTTCGATCGCGGTGTCGCCAAACGGATCGACGAGCGCGGACAGGCCGGCGAACGTCAGGTTGTCGTCGCCGGACCCGCAGCGGTTCACCATCAGCGCGAACATCTGGTTTTCCATCGCGCGCGCCGCGATTGCGCGACGATGCACCGGACCGAACGGGTCCATGTTGCCGTTGGTGACGATCAGCAGATCGGCGTCGAGCGCACCGACGGCGCGCGCCGTCTCGGGGAATTCGATGTCGTAGCAGATCAGCAGGCC is part of the Burkholderia pyrrocinia genome and harbors:
- a CDS encoding multidrug efflux RND transporter permease subunit, with the protein product MPSFFIDRPVFAWIVALAIVVAGVLAIPQLPIAQYPRLAPPRVVITAAYPGASTETVDGDVGSIIEESLDGADGLLYYETSSDGHGNLEIDVTFSPGTDPDIALVDVNNRLKQVESRLPQQVVQQGIGVFKAANTFLMLVTLTSTDGTRDSAQLGDYLNRYVLRELKRAPGVGAAELWDADEALRVWLDPHKLREYGVGADDVIAAIGTQNATVTAGAIGDAPFPGGQQLTASIVVKGQLASPDEFGRIVLKSKTDGSAVRVADVARVEIGRDDYSFYSRLNGRPAATVGIQLGPRGNALETSNAIRVRLAELSRVLPPGVAIEIPFDGAHFVKIAIREVVLTLVEAVVLVFCVMWLFLRDLRYTLVPTVVIPVTLMGAFVAMWAFGLSINVFTMFGLVLAIGILVDDAIVVVESVHRVMEEGVSPRDATRRAMKRIGGAIVGVTAVLTAVFVPMAFFPGTVGGIYRQFAVAMIASMLVSSFMALSLTPALCANLLKPVARHDGGTGRARRRGIGTRLADRFGAAFTRVETGYRRIAVFAVRRTGLVVAVYAALVIACGLLYWMMPGGFLPTEDQGQLQVMIQLPAGATQARTLAVVERVEAILRAEPAIANVTSVIGWSFAGSGQNVGMAFVELKDWAQRDVDAMALRDRLNGRFGTIIDGDVEAALPPSVRGIGHSDGFTFRLEDRGGVGLDALKAAREQLSARAKANPLLAAVHFEDLPDAPRIELEVDRAKAYALGVPFERIAGLLGGTFGSNYVNDFPASGRMRRVIIEADPVARATDAQLMALTVPNRTGDMVPVSAIAAPHWTIGPVMLNRYNGYPSLDISGRAATGTSSGAAMAEMERLAGVLPAGIGFDWVDAAREERVAARQTPLLVGLSVLAVFMALAALYESWSIPLSVLTIVPLGMIGAIAAALARGMPNDVYFKVGMITVVGLAAKNAILIVQYARDLAGRGVPLRQAVIDAAAARFRPIVMTSMAFLLGVVPLVLATGAGAESRRSIGTGAFGGVLAATMFGLVFAPVAFRVVVSVGRRGRHAAVTRRGARRAETVGDLEVD
- a CDS encoding ISNCY family transposase — its product is MHRTALVTLNMRELDRLKVIQAVVDLGLRPGRAAERLGLTVRQIERLVIRYRESGAAGLMSRKRGRPGNRRLDEELARRALTIIRERYADFGPTLACEKLSECHGIQLAKETVRKLMTDAGLWVPRRQRPPKVYQPRARRACLGELIQIDGSDHRWFEERAPACTLLVYVDDATSRLMHLHFTQTESTFSYFEATRAYLERYGKPGALYSDKYSVFRSPTAGKTGSSVTQFGRAMYELNIDTFCANSSSAKGRVERAHLTLQDRLVKELRLRGISTVAEANAYAPSFMAAYNTRFAKPPRSDFNAHRPLRDDEDLDTLLTWRETRRVSKSLTVLHDRVLYLLDDTPVNRKLIHRYIDVWEYPDGRIEIRADGKVLSCRLYDKLAEVDQGAVIEQKRLSHVLQVSQALQAQRDNRRTSGSPSRTNQGQAVRGSKQPVGTKKQRAFTQADVEQVIVDLAEHRQAQNQPRKPGRRSAKTNAVSVSALPDQDQLFDTA
- a CDS encoding type II toxin-antitoxin system VapB family antitoxin; amino-acid sequence: MRTTVTIDDDLYTKALQMAEPGMDKADLFREAIKTFVRVQAAKRLSSLGGTMPNMADIPRRHQDLESQ
- a CDS encoding APC family permease, coding for MQASSSRESPSLKRTLGLPSVLLFGLAYMAPLIVYGTYGVLAKASDDTAALAYLLALIAIAFTALSYGKLARLYPAAGSAYTYTRKTFNPHLGFMIGWATLLDYFFLPMVIWLIGAAYLNAAFPHVPTWIWIVAFIVLTSGLNIFGIELAARFNIVLMVVQLAIVAMFVVLCWHYASAAAGAGGIAMAEPFFKPHVPFGATMAGAAIAAYSYLGFDAVSTLTEETIDPKKNMPRAILLIALIGGAIFVIAAYTMQLAHPGVEFKDTDSAAFEVAKMIGGDLFVTAFLAGLILAQFASGISAQASVGRLLYAMGRDEILPKRIFGFIHPRFKTPAINIALAGVVGLIALKLDVATSTSFINFGAFLAFTAVNLCVIRLYLSGNHGERRIGVFGGIVFPVIGAVSDIWLLVSLEKTALVLGVVWFALGLVYLCWITRLFRQAPPEVAI
- a CDS encoding carbon-nitrogen hydrolase family protein, whose translation is MQVELAQLSLIDGNVAHNTRKVIDTIGRVDAAGGTKLIVFPETTLSGFPTRENVADVAQTLDGPGLSAVRDAARQKGVAVAVGLAERDGGQFYNTTVLVDERGDIVLRYRKTHLWASDVGVFTPGDRFATCIWNGLTVGLLICYDIEFPETARAVGALDADLLIVTNGNMDPFGPVHRRAIAARAMENQMFALMVNRCGSGDDNLTFAGLSALVDPFGDTAIELGRSEAVVQANLDLTRLEASREHYSYLHDARVALGLAPVEQSGGHRALTIEACRHRAE